GTGGAAGAGGGAGAGGAAGGTCACGAGGTGAAGTGGAAGCGAAGCGACTTGACAGCAGGGGAATATTCCAGCTTACATAGAAGTCACAAGGGATTCGTGCAACCACTTAACGCAAGGCATGCGTGTCTCTGTGCAGCGCGCATACACATAAACCTCACTGAGGATTGCTTTCTTTGTCTCGGTTGCTCACATACTCACATAAACTGCACAAGCCCTACACTGTGATTGATTGGCGTCAGCATGCAGTTTGCCACTTTACATCAAAATCATGACTGTAGGGAATCTGAATCAGGAAATCTTGCTACTTGCTGAAAGCAGCTAATGTATAGGAGCCAGGGATTATTTTTAGTTGCTATTGGCTGAATTATTAAGGGGCTGTAATCACTGAGTGTGAGGCTGCAGGTAATAGTCGGCTCGAATGTTCTAGTTTTGTACAAAGCGATAAGACACCAcaggaataataataatcactgcAGATGCAACTTTTTAATCCCTGTGTAATTCTTGCAAATCTTGTTCATCTATCTGAGCTTGCAAAAACGGAGAATATATTTTTCAGTCAAAAGCTGGAACCGGTCAGAATTTgtgataaaacaacaaaacaacattcATTCAGCTCAGAGCTGCATATAAAGTGAGTGATAACAGAGAGATCATTGTGGCATTATCTAGAAATAGTTTGGAAACAAATGAGCAGCTTAGGGCTAATAAATGTGGTCTGTTAACTTTGACTAAAGTTGAATGAGTAGAATTTGGACTTTTTTGACAAAGTGGGCAGATTGAttcagctttctttcttttttcctcccattTTTTGATGACAACATCCACTTGTTTTGAACGGTGAGTGCTTTGGCCTAAACTGAAGCGAAATCAGGACATTTGTGTTctcattatattattatatcCAAGTCATAATTATTATGGgcaataataatgatattaattattaaaacagcatttcaataaccatttaaataattattgtggaTATACCTATATATGCCATGATGCTTTAAAATGTGTCAGTGCCAACATAACCGTCATGAAAATGTACATTGAATATGCATTTTTTTGCACAGGTctaaggtgttttttttatttaaatttacatgACTGTACTTAATTTTATCCAATCCCAGTGattctttacaaaaaaaatcatctaaAACTGCAGAAATGTTCATTGAACATTTTCTAAAATTAACCTGTTTACTCTCACTTCTGAAACATAATGATGAGCGATGACGTCACCCACAACACCTACTTCAGCCAACAACATCCACACGTTGCTGATGTACATTGGGAGTCCCATCCACAGCCAGCAAGGGACGTGTGACGCCAGCGTCACTAAGCCAGAGGATAGCACAGAAGGTCGGGGTGCAGTTACGCTTCCCTGAAGGTGCAATTAGTGAGTCGCTACAGGAACAATGCTAGACAGGGTTCCTCCTCTGAACCAGAACATTGTTACACTAATTAATAACTCAGTCGCGTCACTGCAACTTCAGCTcaacaacgacaacaacaacgacaagagcaggaacaggaagaagctgtgttttaattaaaacaagtgATCACTAAAAGTTTcttacacaaacacaacatgacatTTAATTTAGCTTCCCACAaatgccaaaaaataaaaatgagtgtCTCTTGTTAAACCACCATAATGCAATCCACCCGTCATGTGACTGTGGTCATGTCATGTAATGCCTGAGTCTACATATATTAACACAGTTTTCCCAAAGCATGAAACAAAGTTCTTTATAAGTGATACCAGAATATAAAACCATgtacagctgtttttctttactggtttttctttaaagaaaaaaacattgctaGTTTTTGTTGTTGGCCTTCTTTTACATTAGTAGAAGGATTAATATTTCAGTGTAAAAGCACTCTGCAGCAAGAGCTGcattcaaaatatcacataaataaaagctgaatcGACAAAACATGGTCAAAGCGTCAAGCATGAAAGTGCTGAATGCGGGAAAAAATCTTGTGGAAGTGTTACAAAATTACATAGCTGCCTTGTGCCAAGAGTGAGGCATCAGAAGTTAAATATTAAGTTTCAAAGTCAAatatttttcagcaaaaatctgataaattataaatattatttataatcTTATGATATAACTTATTATGTATAAGTAAACAATCATTTTATGTAAATGGACCAATTACTTCAGCTCTTATTCTATGTCGTCTTCCTGTTTGTAAAACAACTGTCACAGTCTTACATGCACAAAATTTGGTAccatacaaataaaaatcatttaaaacttGTAGACTATAtgatgatataataataataataatggcacTGGAAATCAAATATGTGGGTGCTTTTAACTACAGTGTGAGAGCTTTGACATGGCTTCAATAAAATTCTTACCTTCTCCTGACTGGAATATTTCACTCTACAGTTGGAGTTGACATGTCAAAGCATACTGGTGCAAATTTACCAGCACTTTGGACCACCCAGTGGAGTATAGTCAGGGTGATTGGATCAGTATGACTGCtcaaataataatgataaattgtTTGGAGATACAACGATATATAGTATCCTTTTCCAGGAGTTTGTGATCATTTTGCCAAACAAAGAAGCTTAGTATGTGGGAACGCTGTTTTTACCCTTTGTtcgctgtttttctgtttttctgtcttcattttcaCTCGCTGTTTTGTTAGGTTAAAGCATCTAAGCTACTTTTTTTGGTTTATTCACAAAACAAGACTCTTTCACAGTGTTCACCACATGTTGTTCTGGAACAAAGCGCTGATGGGAGTCTTTTCTCATATGCAACAAACTTCTCTGGAATTATCAAATGGACTGATTGTAGCGTCAACAGTAGTGAATTTACTTGCATTTATTAAACCGCAAGAGGCCGTTGGCTTGAGTTGATAAAACatctgatgtttttgtgttgagATCGTGCTGGTTTGACGAGCAGAAAGCAACACGTTTACTGGGAAAAAGCTAATTTTCCTCAGAGCTGACAAAAATAATTCTGAagtcaaaacaaataaaatctgaaGGAAAGTTTGTGCACAGAAATGCTAATCACAGCATTTGAGTTCTCTGGATTCTTATGTGCATCCATGTCCACACAACATCCAGCAACAAGTAAAAACAACACCCAGAAAGCGGGTTATTTCTTTCTGGGTGTTGTGGCTCATGGCTCATGTGGCTCATgtcaaaacatttataaaaaataaaatagaaaccaGTTAAACATGAATTTCTCACATAAGTCTCCTTAAATGCCATATATGCAGGTAATCTGCACTCATTTGTCACGTCAAACTGGGAGGTGTGGAACGACCTTTTCAGCTTAATGACTGTGATAAAGTGGAAGATTAAATCTGGAATTGAACATTGGTTACCAACCTCTACAGCTACATGTATAATACCAATTTTCAGATCTTGCAGTTTGTTCTCTGTGTAGGTTTTCTGTCATCCTAGGGAGCTTGAAAAAGGCAATGAACAAAAAGGTATTTAAAAGCTAATGGGGGTTATCCCTCGGATACTGTCCTGAGGGTCATTGACTAACTGATCAatagccaaggtgtgaaaaaatagTGTGGGTCATTTTCTTCAACAGGGTTCAGGGTGAAACCCCTGTGAGACCTTGCCTCACACTATCATGTGACCTATTGAGTTCACCTGGACAAAGGTGTTAGTGTTGAAGCTCCTGGGAAGGGATCTGAAGACTTCACTGCAAGTGGCTGATAGCTGCTGTTGTAAGCTTCCACTTTTGTTCAATGACGGTCTTTCACAGCGGACATAGACTGTGACTCCAGGGTGGGGTAAGGTTTCGCAGTGGCTTCACCTTTAACCCCCAGTGATGGTAATGACCCACACCTTTTTATTCACGTGACCATGTGATGACTCATATTATCAGTAGTGGGTCAATGACCTTCAGGTCCGTGCCCAAGGGAACAACCCTCACTCGGGTATAAATACCTGGGACTTTCCACCGCTTGGTTTTAAACTGAAGATACTCTTGGATGAAAGCTGAAATCTTCAAAGACTAAAGAAGTAGAgttgtctctttttttaagcTCTACAGACCTTGCAttattgtttttacatttaatttttttcacttcctCACTTTATTCTTACCCCAGTAATGTGAGAGATATTTcaataattttcttttaaaactaaGCCTATAAGCATACTTCGAACAAAACGATCATTATTCCCCCATCTGAGTatgttttattcatgtatttGTTTGGCACCCTTCATAGGTTATTGATCACTGTGGTCAGGACTCAGAAGTTCTGTAAAAATCCTGCTGTGAATCTGAAACAGTAACTATTAAACTCACATCTTTAAAACAAATTCACCACAAAGAACTGAAGTTAAACTGCTCTTGAGTTTCTCCTTTGTCTTTAAGAGTTTTCCTGTATACTGTGCCTGgatacatattatttatttatgtaaagaaaaaaaaggtggtggtggtggtggtggtggtggtggtggaaggggggggggggggggggggcacctgCAAAGATATTTTATTGGATGGAAGATCTCTGGACTCCTTTAGATGCAGTAgtggaaaaaatgttttcttacaCTTGGAGGGGACCTAAAATGTTCATTGCAAGTTTAGCaactccatatttttattcttggactctagtAGCACAAAATCTGATTTTTATCTGATAATAGGCTTTGTTTTACATGACTATATGAGGTATATCTGCTCTCTTTGTCAGCATAAAGAGTCAAGAGTTGAAAAAACTGAACCTGAGTGTTTAAGGTCTTCTGAGGTCTGATCTCTCCCCCGACGGGGTCTCCTCGTACAGACTCTGAACTCGTCATTTGAAACCTTGTCTCACCTCACCAGCAGATTAAACTCAAGCAACCCAATGAGACAAAATTCCACATTCGGGATTTCAGGATCACTGCGGCTCGTCTCCTCCACTGTAAAAATGGTTCCACTGAACTGAGATGGGTGTAAGTGCTCCTTAGGGAGACTGTAAACCCCATAACAGCATAAATTTTCAATGCATTTCCTCCATCTGCTTTAGATATagattaatattttaatattttctgtCTACATTCATATTGCAGCCCTATATCTGAGGCTCCAAACCTGCACTACTTTGGCCTGGACTTGACACATTAGTTTGCAGAGCTGTCTCAGACATACTGTATGGGATCACGAAACAGTCGAGCAAGCACCATGTAGCAATAAGCTTTAGCTATGCGGGATGAAAAGAAACTGCACTGTGACTGAGGTCATAATCTGAGTGTTGCCGACTCGACATCCTTTCTTACTCAGAGGAAAAATTAaagatttttattcttttggtgcagattcaacacacacacacattcaaacgTGTCCATCTTCAAGCTAACTTGGAATTCCTAAAGCATACAGTTATATGTGCAGTACATGcaacagacagaaacatgtaCCAAATTTAAAGTTAACCTATATATGATCAAAAATAGTTGCATCATTGCACTTATTAGCTATATTTGGCTCACTCTTTATTCTATTTAAACTCTTATAAACCACTTATTAATAATACATTCgatttttcaaaatgtttttttcatgcttgaggctaaaacattttttcGTTGTTTTGATCTGACTGCAGCTTCCTTgagttacagtaaaaaacagCCTAAAATGTGTTATGAGGTTGCAataaaagtgataaaaaaaacattaaaggtCTTAGttcagccttcagttttcatgcTGTTGAATTTTAATAACGATTGCTTGCAGTAATTTATATTCAGACGGAATTAATTTTTGCTTATTTATCATCAACTTTCTTGACAAGTGTATCACTTTTCGACCTTTCTGCTACACTGGTGGTATTAAAGAAGAAAGTGGCAGAGTGAGACAGCAAAAGTGGATGataacctttatttttttttcctgcttcatAGGTTGTCCAATTGAAGGGCTCCCTCCCGAGACCCCCCGCTGACTCATAACAAGCACAACGTACTGGTCCGGGAGCTTCATGAGAGTGTGCTCATAACCATCACtccacctctgtgtgtgtgcgtgcggcACCATGCTGTGGACAGTGCTACTAGCGCTGCTggtgcttctgctgctgcagactCAGCTGTCTGTGTGCTTAAGGGAATTGCGCTCTGGGGGTTCCAGTTCTTCCGTCTACTCCCCTCgatcatcctcttcctccttttaCAATGCTACCCAGCAGCGGCTGCCTGGAGCTATTATCATTGGCGTGCGGAAAGGTGGCACCAGAGCCCTGCTCGAGATGCTCAATCTGCACCCAGATGTGGAAGTGGCAAAGGCTGAggtaataaacaaaaaacttttcaCTATCACCAGCTGTGGACAATAATTACTCAGTTTGCACTTAAGCACTTAAGTGTTGTTAGGTAGTTTCATCTTCTCTACTCTAACATCAAACTGGGATAAAATGTTCCCATTcagaaaaatgtctgttttcttcttaaaTATATGATGGACGtcaaaatctatttttatatgTGTCAAAAAttcatttgtagtttttgttgaaACCCTTATGTGAAATCTCacatcaacattttttttcttttcatttgtatatcctttaaaaaaatctgcttttattGAATTGTACAAATTTCATCAGTGTGCCTCAAAACCACCTGATGGTATTCAAAGAATAGCAAGGTCAACCTCCAGAAGCTCGCAGGATTTTGTATTTAGAGTGGCAAAATCCAGGCCAAGAACCAGACATTGGTTGGCCATGGAAAATCTGAAAACTCCaagcaaagaaaataacataGTACTTGAAAATTAGTTGAAAATTCAGTAAGTAATAATGATTGTAACTGTGGATAGACCTTCTGCGTCTGAAAATATGTATTAAGAGACTCAGCTCTAACAATATAGAGCTGCACTGAAGCAAAAAATTCAATCTCAAGGTAATGGAGCTAACAAAATGCCCCAGGTGCAAATATATACTGTAAAAGTGTAAAACTCTGCACTCGGGAAGTTGGAGATGCAACTCAGGCAAGACCAAGAGGGCACAGAGGCGGTCTAATTATCAAATGCATGAGGATTTTCTGAAAGTTTAGTTCAGGCCAAACACATACTGCATCTTCTTCAGTGCAGTAAAGAAACCAGAGCAAAGAGAGTTGAGTTTCTGTGTAGTTTGTTATGTACATTTGTAAGTATGATGAATGGTGACGGGCCTGTCCTGAAAAGCTGCACTGAGAGAAATCCTAATCAGGATAGTTTAAAATGAGGACTATGAAGGTAGAAAGCTGGTGCCAAAGAATAGATTGGTTTAGACAAGAttgggactaaatgaagaaaaaagctgaaagtgttttagatgataaaaaggTTTAGAAATTATTAGATGTCCCTATAATTTCCTTAAAGtttcaaaacaaactaaaatttcaaaacaacagtgTCAACAAGTggtataaaaatgaatgaagacctgctttTTTCCCTCATCTACATCACTAAATACCTTCTGCATCCTCTGACAGGTGCATtatttcaatgtggaggagcactACCGCAGAGGTCTGGCCTGGTACCGAGCCCAGATGCCCTTCACCGTCCCGGGTCAACTGACAGTGGAAAAGACCCCAGGTTACTTCGCAGCTCCTCAGGTTCCTGCACGAGTTTCGGACATGAACCCTGCTGTCCGCTTGCTACTCATCGTCCGGGACCCAGCTGAGAGGCTGATCTCTGACTACACCCAGGTTCTGCACAACCGCCTAACACGACACAAGCCCTACAAGCCCCTGGAGGAGCTCCTACTCCACAAGGGCCACATTGATCCTGGATACAAGGCACTGCAGAGGAGCCTCTATCACCAGCACCTTGCCCGCTGGTTGGAGGTCTTCCCCAGGGAGCAGATCCACGTGGTGGATGGAGATGCGCTTATTCGGGATCCCTTCCCTGAGCTGAGGAAGGCAGAGAGGTTTCTGGACCTGCCGCCCAGGATCAACCCGAGCAATTTCTACTACAACACCACCAAGGGCTTCTACTGCCTCCTGTCGGCTGGACATGACAAGTGCCTGGACGAGTCTAAAGGCAGGCCACATGCTCCACTGAGTACCCAAGCCTTGAAGAAGCTTTGTCGGTACTtcagaaagccaaacaagttattCTTTGAAATGGTGGGGAGGTCATTTGCCTGGTGCTGATCCATTGAGCAGAGCAACAGTGACGATGAAAAGCCTCCTGAACAGTGCCGACACATTCAGGGACGCAGAGGGAGagataaaactgtgtttttctaGCTAGATGAGTgggaacatttttaaaaaaatctttttttgttgatACCTACTCAGGTATGAATGTGACCAACATGTGCAGCACATGTGATGAAAACAAACTGCTGATGTTGAACCTGTAGCCGACATAAACCTTTACCAAGAACATGTTGGTGCCTCCAGGGAAAACCTCACTTGCTGAAGCTACAACAGCCGTGCCATACACAAGTCTGAACCTGAAAGTACAACTAACTCCCTGTTAGTTCTCATGTGTGGGCCGTTAAAAGAATATGTGATGACTTTGATGTGATGTAGAAATAGATGAATGGTCAAAAGATGGTTGCGTTATTGTTGCACTATGAACTCCAGTTGCATAAAAAGTCAATCAAGGTTCAATGCAAACgattttaaagagaaaacaagtccttgctttgatttttctgaacaACTGTAAAACTTTTTGTGTTagcaaaacattttaattttttcctcATGGCTATTTTGGGCTATTTTACTGAATAGATGCTCACGAGTTCTTTTGGAAGAGGCTCACTGAAaacttgtttttgctttttttttacgCTCAAGGCCAGCATAGTGCTATTGCtagtttgtgttattttttaagATGTCCTTCTAATAAATGTCTTCAGTGGTAAAGTCTGTTCCCTGAACTCCAGCTACGAGGTTTAAAGGgatttaaaatgtcaaacataAAGACACGGTGATATAGGTTCACTGACAGGCCTCTCTGGAAACACCTCTCCCTCGAAGTGGATGAAGATGTTCCCTGTCAGTGTCTATTGAACATGTTCTTTACATCAAAGATCAAAGCAAGCCTACGTCTCTTTTCATCATTAAGTTATTCCTGTGTAGGTGTTACCTTCAGTTTCACCACCACACCGCAACGAACGACACCTGTAGGTCACCAGAAGGGCTGTTCAGTTCCTGACAGTATTCAAGGCCAAATGGTTTTCTTACCTTAATCCAGTTCATCTGGAAGGACTTAAAAAGGCTGACAAGTCATAGCATCAGTACATAAAATAAAAGCCTTGTGATTAAAGGATATCCAGGGTGCTTTTAACCCAGACATGTCTTTAGTTTGATGTTAGTTTGATGCACTTTCAAAGTACATTCCACAAGTTTAACATTAAATTAAGTTAAATTGTTCAATAATTTAGAAGTAAAAGGTATAAATCTGTAAGTGTTTCGTTGGATAACAACTAATAACAACTGTGTAGTAGCTGCACAGCATGTCAGATCAAAGCAGTATTCTATTGTACCTACAGTTCCAGTTTACACAAAAGCTCCTCCTAGAGCTAATTACTGGCCTTCAAGATAGCTATTTGTACCCTCAAAAGCAGGTACTGAAAGGTTTACTAATAATGAAGATGgcagaaaaaagacagaaaagcaaGAAGTAGACTGGAGGCTGTGGTTTCTTAGAGCCCTGACTGAGGATCAATCGCAGCTCCCATAAATGGAAGATCTCTCTGGTACCCCCTGGAGAGAGGatgacaaacagagaaagaagaagGAAGGATGTGACACAGAAACAAGTACAAAGATAGTAGGGCAGGTAGGTACATTATAGATAAATGGGCAGTGTTTGGGGTGTCGGCCAGCATCAGAATATCCTAATTTTGAGTGCCAAAAAGATACACGTATGTTTGCAATATTAGGATGCAATTTGAGTGTTAGTTTCATCCTAGATGTAAGTTATGTGAGTCACTGATCATAACTTGGCAGTAATATGCTTCTCTAAGAGGGTTAGTGTTCTGTGTGATACAGATAAATTCCCT
This region of Pelmatolapia mariae isolate MD_Pm_ZW linkage group LG12, Pm_UMD_F_2, whole genome shotgun sequence genomic DNA includes:
- the hs3st1l2 gene encoding heparan sulfate (glucosamine) 3-O-sulfotransferase 1-like 2, which codes for MLWTVLLALLVLLLLQTQLSVCLRELRSGGSSSSVYSPRSSSSSFYNATQQRLPGAIIIGVRKGGTRALLEMLNLHPDVEVAKAEVHYFNVEEHYRRGLAWYRAQMPFTVPGQLTVEKTPGYFAAPQVPARVSDMNPAVRLLLIVRDPAERLISDYTQVLHNRLTRHKPYKPLEELLLHKGHIDPGYKALQRSLYHQHLARWLEVFPREQIHVVDGDALIRDPFPELRKAERFLDLPPRINPSNFYYNTTKGFYCLLSAGHDKCLDESKGRPHAPLSTQALKKLCRYFRKPNKLFFEMVGRSFAWC